One Gloeobacter morelensis MG652769 DNA window includes the following coding sequences:
- a CDS encoding S8 family peptidase, which yields MNPAHSKPASLVRTLALLAATFGLGAALSPAWSQTAVPDNLGAGLKELVQSYLGEPENFRQLRANRRLEIKNDKVLVVIYPDGRVPLAQLLPALETLGVQVVAVNAHYRAGAISAYLPLGRAAEASRAPGVSAVALSHKPVTSVGLTTSQGAVVHKTGQLNLGGLTGAGITVGVLSDSFNTNTTASTRAPDDVATGDLPALTNSNPNSPGVKFLLDSPGGSDEGRGMAQIVYDLAPGVDLCFATALGGEPAFANNIRTLRTNAACSADVIVDDIIYLAEPMFSDGQVAQAVDEVVTSSTLAGKKVTYFSSAGNRGKGFASDFRLVSNSDARGAIDAADTTINLSRLPRSLNTQGGFHDFDPGPGVDISQTVKVDGDTGTIVFQWDDPFNVPGGGVSTDFNLLVFDSRGRYVASRSGIANNFSTNQPLEIPASDLAAGQTYRIVIAKSSATRAPGVPQQASRLRYVVFGGTYTGEFNDAPGTFVATYGHNSALNGNGVAAYAYDDTFGAPPFNPVLEDFSSPGPVTIAFDKAGNRLTPPEVRNKPDFAAADGVNTTFFPPGPLSSTDVEGDGFPNFFGTSAAAPHAAGIAALLLQKAGGPNSLSAAAIRTALQSTAPPRDIDPLFAAAGAGVVSLTGNGAGSTDANFFRIGLGGSGVTLTALTLNLAPAGLVFDPSASGGFPLTTGTRTGATLPAITSAGPSAPTATLTLTFTSFNSGDTLNFGIDRDLATGGFGNSADALAGATFTATTATGTLSGTFVNTIGGGYTPFDGFGLVDAQAAADSLP from the coding sequence ATGAATCCAGCACACTCCAAGCCCGCCTCCCTGGTCCGGACCCTCGCGCTTTTAGCTGCGACCTTTGGGTTGGGGGCCGCCCTCTCCCCCGCCTGGTCCCAAACCGCCGTACCCGACAACCTCGGTGCGGGTCTTAAAGAACTGGTGCAAAGTTACCTGGGCGAACCTGAGAACTTTCGGCAACTGCGCGCCAACCGGCGTCTGGAAATCAAAAACGACAAAGTCCTGGTGGTGATCTACCCCGATGGACGGGTGCCCCTTGCCCAACTGCTGCCGGCGCTCGAAACACTGGGCGTTCAGGTGGTGGCCGTCAATGCCCACTACCGGGCCGGGGCCATTTCTGCTTATCTGCCCCTCGGGCGCGCCGCCGAGGCGAGCCGGGCGCCCGGGGTGAGTGCTGTCGCCCTCTCGCACAAGCCGGTCACCAGCGTCGGCCTCACCACCTCCCAGGGAGCGGTGGTGCACAAGACCGGCCAGTTGAACTTGGGCGGCCTCACCGGCGCGGGCATTACCGTGGGGGTTCTCTCCGACAGCTTCAACACCAACACCACAGCCAGCACCCGCGCCCCGGACGATGTGGCCACCGGCGACCTGCCCGCCCTCACCAACTCCAACCCCAACAGCCCCGGCGTCAAATTTTTGCTCGATTCGCCCGGCGGCTCCGACGAGGGCCGGGGCATGGCCCAGATCGTCTACGACCTCGCTCCGGGGGTGGATCTGTGCTTCGCCACCGCGCTCGGCGGCGAGCCCGCCTTCGCCAACAACATCCGCACCCTGCGCACCAACGCCGCCTGCAGTGCCGATGTGATCGTCGATGACATCATCTACCTTGCCGAGCCGATGTTCTCCGACGGGCAGGTGGCCCAGGCGGTAGACGAAGTTGTGACCAGTTCGACCCTCGCCGGCAAAAAAGTCACCTACTTCTCCTCGGCAGGTAACCGCGGCAAGGGTTTCGCTTCGGACTTTCGCCTTGTCTCCAACAGCGACGCGCGCGGCGCCATCGATGCGGCCGACACCACCATCAACCTGAGCCGCCTACCCCGCTCCCTCAACACCCAGGGCGGCTTTCACGACTTTGATCCAGGCCCTGGCGTCGATATCTCCCAGACGGTGAAAGTGGACGGCGACACCGGTACTATCGTCTTCCAGTGGGATGACCCGTTCAATGTGCCGGGCGGCGGGGTGAGCACCGATTTTAATCTCCTGGTCTTCGACAGCCGCGGCCGTTATGTGGCCTCCCGCAGCGGTATCGCCAACAATTTTTCGACCAACCAGCCGCTGGAAATTCCGGCAAGCGACCTTGCCGCCGGTCAAACCTACCGGATTGTCATTGCCAAAAGCAGCGCCACCCGCGCCCCCGGCGTACCCCAGCAGGCAAGCCGCCTGCGCTATGTCGTCTTCGGGGGCACCTACACCGGTGAATTCAACGACGCCCCCGGCACCTTCGTGGCGACCTACGGCCACAACTCGGCCCTCAACGGCAATGGGGTCGCCGCCTACGCCTACGACGACACTTTTGGGGCGCCGCCCTTCAACCCGGTCTTAGAAGACTTTTCTTCCCCCGGCCCGGTCACCATCGCCTTCGACAAAGCGGGCAACCGCCTCACCCCCCCCGAGGTGCGCAACAAACCCGACTTTGCTGCGGCCGATGGCGTCAATACCACCTTCTTTCCGCCCGGGCCGCTCAGCAGCACCGACGTCGAGGGGGACGGCTTTCCGAATTTCTTCGGCACCAGTGCCGCCGCTCCCCACGCCGCCGGGATCGCCGCCCTGCTGCTGCAAAAAGCGGGCGGTCCAAACTCGCTGAGTGCGGCGGCGATCCGCACGGCCCTGCAGAGCACCGCCCCGCCCCGCGACATCGACCCGCTCTTCGCCGCCGCCGGGGCAGGGGTAGTGAGCCTCACCGGCAACGGCGCCGGCAGCACCGATGCCAATTTCTTTCGCATCGGCCTGGGGGGCAGCGGCGTCACCCTCACCGCCCTCACCCTCAATCTTGCCCCGGCGGGCCTCGTCTTCGACCCGAGCGCCAGCGGCGGCTTCCCGCTCACCACCGGCACCAGGACTGGCGCCACCCTCCCCGCCATCACCTCCGCCGGACCAAGTGCGCCCACCGCAACGCTCACCCTCACCTTCACAAGCTTCAACTCCGGCGACACCCTCAACTTCGGCATCGACCGGGATCTGGCCACCGGCGGCTTCGGCAACTCCGCCGACGCCCTGGCCGGAGCAACCTTCACCGCCACGACCGCCACGGGCACCCTGAGCGGCACTTTTGTCAATACTATTGGCGGCGGCTACACGCCCTTCGACGGTTTTGGTCTGGTCGACGCCCAGGCGGCGGCCGATTCGCTTCCTTAA
- a CDS encoding sigma-70 family RNA polymerase sigma factor: protein MRSPFPFYRRTEIVELFSTYLSWDMGRPAGWIADAQLQSSIEQSLGRLAQADASRRFWVLYWHRIWQDDQTVGAEARRLAARHLCAYLQEACYRAARRASTRFTSTRFEVFDLFQIGMLKCDRVLRGFQPERGDSLDNYAISVFHSIIGEALRQHQEADISSPWALLRRVTQRFLSASLGQVPYDARTIRCYVLAWICFRELYCPAPRRDSARLADPDSATWQSVCALYHRESFGQGLAAGPPPTPQLLEQWLRQCAVAVRAALVPDVRSLGGAPGDSTALDRLETLPVVQQPSEFERLIAEEQEQEREALHERLNALLGEAIIQVQAQADRDLLQLYYQSGMTQSEIGERFGIRQWTVHRRLKRLKAQLLEQLAPRCAQVLHRPLSLALLEAIGTVLEEWLQAYHGDRCE, encoded by the coding sequence GTGAGGAGCCCCTTCCCCTTCTATCGTCGTACAGAAATTGTTGAACTTTTCTCGACCTATTTGAGCTGGGACATGGGCCGTCCGGCGGGTTGGATCGCCGATGCCCAGTTGCAATCGAGTATCGAACAATCCCTCGGCCGCCTGGCCCAGGCGGATGCCTCCCGGCGCTTCTGGGTGCTGTACTGGCATCGCATCTGGCAGGACGACCAGACCGTCGGCGCTGAGGCGCGCCGCCTGGCGGCGCGCCACCTGTGCGCCTATTTGCAGGAAGCCTGTTACCGGGCAGCCCGCCGGGCCAGTACCCGCTTTACCAGTACCCGTTTTGAAGTGTTCGATTTGTTTCAGATCGGCATGCTCAAGTGCGACCGGGTTTTGCGCGGTTTTCAGCCGGAACGCGGCGACAGTCTTGACAATTATGCTATTTCGGTCTTCCACAGCATCATCGGCGAAGCGCTGCGCCAGCATCAAGAAGCCGACATCAGCTCGCCCTGGGCGCTGTTGCGGCGGGTCACTCAGCGGTTTTTAAGCGCGTCGCTGGGGCAGGTACCCTACGATGCACGCACCATCCGCTGTTATGTGCTCGCCTGGATTTGCTTTCGTGAACTGTACTGCCCGGCGCCCCGGCGCGATTCCGCCCGGCTTGCGGACCCGGATTCGGCCACCTGGCAGAGTGTCTGCGCCCTGTACCACCGCGAAAGCTTCGGCCAGGGCCTTGCCGCCGGACCGCCGCCCACCCCGCAACTGCTCGAGCAATGGCTGCGCCAGTGTGCGGTGGCCGTCCGCGCAGCGCTCGTTCCGGATGTCCGTTCGCTGGGGGGTGCGCCTGGGGACAGCACCGCCCTCGACCGGCTGGAGACGCTGCCTGTCGTCCAGCAGCCGTCCGAATTCGAGCGACTAATCGCCGAGGAGCAAGAACAGGAGCGCGAGGCGTTGCACGAACGGCTCAACGCGCTTTTGGGCGAGGCCATCATCCAGGTGCAGGCGCAGGCCGACCGGGATCTGTTGCAGTTGTACTACCAGAGTGGGATGACCCAGAGCGAGATTGGCGAGCGCTTCGGTATCCGGCAATGGACGGTTCACCGCCGCCTCAAGCGCCTCAAGGCGCAATTGCTCGAACAGTTGGCCCCGCGCTGCGCGCAGGTTCTGCATAGGCCGCTTTCGCTCGCCCTACTCGAAGCTATAGGCACAGTCCTGGAGGAGTGGTTGCAGGCTTACCACGGCGACCGCTGCGAATAA
- a CDS encoding DUF1822 family protein produces the protein MDSNDLWLEISEAGREAARRRAEPLGAPPAVWRAYLAGLALAGVQDWLCEAGCATRIWPGEAALPSFWPWVAGTALAVGKRRLLVVADEASMADELRVPQEWIDIPGWAADYYLAAQVEPEAGAVQLWGFISHRRLKEVAVYDAQRRQYCLIAGHLVREMACLPAALHLELAEPTRAPLAALPTLPLGQARQLLARLGDPVLPMPQWTVPFGLWGALIAHGGWRQKLYELRLGLPEQRSVPDWIQAGVSPLGELAGWRRWRLRAEPGGTRARGLPPGGPPVGVLLTRRLRIAGADYELQLQPVESPDGSVWRFELQAAEVGAPVPPGFVLRLLAEDLQGFANNEDSAEQPVERLYVEVAVDPGDTLTWEIEPEPEDFDREILRLA, from the coding sequence ATGGATTCAAACGACCTCTGGCTTGAAATCTCTGAAGCTGGGCGCGAAGCTGCCCGCCGGCGCGCCGAGCCGCTCGGCGCCCCGCCGGCGGTCTGGCGGGCTTACCTGGCGGGCCTGGCGCTGGCAGGTGTGCAGGACTGGCTGTGCGAGGCGGGCTGCGCGACTCGGATCTGGCCGGGGGAGGCGGCTTTGCCAAGTTTCTGGCCATGGGTGGCGGGGACAGCCCTCGCCGTCGGCAAGCGGCGGTTGCTGGTGGTTGCAGACGAAGCATCGATGGCTGACGAACTGCGCGTGCCGCAGGAGTGGATAGATATTCCCGGCTGGGCGGCGGATTATTACCTGGCCGCCCAGGTGGAGCCGGAGGCGGGAGCGGTGCAGCTGTGGGGGTTTATCAGCCACCGCCGCCTCAAGGAAGTGGCCGTTTACGACGCTCAGCGCCGTCAGTACTGCCTGATCGCAGGCCATCTGGTGCGGGAGATGGCCTGTTTGCCGGCCGCTCTGCACCTCGAACTGGCGGAGCCGACCCGCGCCCCGCTCGCCGCCCTGCCGACCCTGCCGCTGGGCCAGGCCCGGCAGTTGCTGGCCCGGCTGGGTGACCCGGTCCTCCCGATGCCCCAGTGGACGGTACCGTTTGGCCTGTGGGGGGCGCTGATAGCCCACGGCGGCTGGCGGCAAAAGCTCTACGAGCTGCGTCTGGGCCTGCCTGAACAGCGCTCGGTACCCGACTGGATCCAAGCGGGTGTCAGCCCACTGGGCGAACTCGCAGGCTGGCGGCGCTGGCGGCTTCGGGCCGAACCGGGGGGCACCCGTGCCCGCGGCCTCCCGCCCGGGGGGCCGCCCGTGGGCGTGCTGCTCACCCGCCGTCTGCGCATCGCCGGAGCAGACTACGAGCTGCAACTGCAGCCTGTCGAATCGCCGGACGGGAGCGTCTGGCGATTCGAACTGCAGGCGGCCGAAGTCGGCGCACCTGTGCCGCCCGGCTTCGTGCTGCGCCTTTTGGCTGAAGACCTGCAGGGATTTGCCAACAACGAAGACAGTGCCGAGCAACCCGTCGAGCGGCTGTACGTCGAAGTGGCCGTCGACCCGGGCGACACCCTCACCTGGGAAATCGAGCCGGAGCCGGAAGATTTCGACCGGGAGATTTTGCGGTTGGCTTGA
- a CDS encoding PAS domain-containing protein has protein sequence MTLGGKFPMFDDWRLRYLLECLPQIAWTARANGALDCCNKRALDYTGMSTEQLQGWGWKAVVHPKDLPSCLQRGYKAMRNGESYAMEYRLRAGDGNYRWHLMQVQPIRNAEGRIAQWFGTCTDIDAYQSCIQPAPDSESGPHKS, from the coding sequence ATGACGCTAGGAGGTAAGTTCCCAATGTTCGACGACTGGCGCCTGCGATATCTTCTTGAATGTTTACCACAAATTGCCTGGACTGCGAGAGCAAACGGTGCTCTCGATTGTTGTAACAAGCGAGCCCTGGACTACACGGGCATGAGCACGGAGCAGCTGCAGGGTTGGGGATGGAAGGCGGTTGTCCACCCGAAGGATCTGCCCAGTTGTCTACAGCGTGGGTACAAAGCTATGCGCAACGGCGAATCGTACGCCATGGAATATCGGCTGCGCGCCGGCGACGGGAATTACCGATGGCACCTGATGCAGGTGCAGCCGATCCGCAACGCCGAGGGCCGGATCGCCCAGTGGTTTGGAACCTGTACAGATATCGACGCCTACCAGTCCTGCATCCAGCCTGCACCCGACAGCGAGAGCGGACCGCACAAAAGCTAG